A region of bacterium DNA encodes the following proteins:
- a CDS encoding lamin tail domain-containing protein produces MRQLRVLWVLAALCWAAMPVLAQSFGDVVITEVMYDDTASTDAEWVEIRNTTAAPINIGGWVLIDDNVYPADGGEGGIRVPDGTMIGAGAYLVLTKETSTGLPNVVVCTQYIGSFTLGNAGDNLALYTAQTGGTLIDGSLTVQYPDLTLTIGNSIEKCNVNATWSGSPTDWIESTTVYSPTGRYRNCTPGAANTPCSGGDVTPPALVSVTVISNTQLDVLFDEPVLQTVAETEANYSVNNGVGSPTLALRDPGNTALVHLTFSAMSPNTYTLTVLTIEDLASNVANNLTRNFTVVGAATNAVVITEVMYDDINAGAVPDAEWVEIYNTTGSPINIGGWVLTDDNVYPAVTEGALYIPAGTIINPGQYLVLTKVALPEIANEIVCADSSGGWGLNNNGDNLAIFTALTGGTLVHGSLTVNYPDLAGTNVGNSIEVCLNDVGLNWESVQWYESASAFNAGPYLNCTPGAAPSICVPDVTPPVLLSATLASPNQVDALFDEALNPATANLATNYSVDNGVGNPTTAVLQGDNSTVRLTFGAALSPNLYTLTVNNVQDVAGNTVAPNSTAQFEVMGSNYDIIFTEVMPNPNFAGSADSLGEWFEIYNRGAVAVNLAGWVISDNNGSDTLEGNPVVSAGGYFVFCSNGDSATNGGVPESYAYRYGLSGWGLALNNTSETLSLRDASNTTVASVTYGGLPFTAGVSAQLTNTTLDPANPANWCAATTSWSGANNGDRGTPGAASICGVPAEPDTVTICQILQRDTCGVPVWNDSLLVTYGVVTYRDSCRRNLYVESNGCAVLVFGSAAQTNMIGAARLPLPGDSVRIRGALDHFAGLTEFSQFAVEAASVTFISEGHSIPAPVQIPANIVSQAAAACAPEDYESRHVTVSNVTFVEVGTFAAGVNYHLVSGMDTVQFRVNICDTLVGDSIPVGAINLTGILAQYDTSGCYCQEYQIMTGRIAPFEDAQCGVPIEVTAIRLAALNQVQLRWSAPQGNDCGCYNVWYATASEPVFPLDYTLLTLTPISATQYTDDISAANRRIYVVTGVPCP; encoded by the coding sequence ATGCGACAGTTGCGTGTGCTTTGGGTGCTGGCCGCTTTGTGCTGGGCTGCGATGCCCGTGCTTGCACAGAGTTTTGGCGACGTTGTTATCACGGAAGTTATGTATGACGATACGGCGTCAACAGACGCAGAATGGGTCGAGATCCGTAACACGACCGCCGCGCCGATTAACATTGGCGGTTGGGTTCTCATCGATGACAATGTCTATCCCGCAGACGGGGGCGAAGGAGGAATCCGAGTACCTGACGGCACAATGATTGGCGCAGGCGCGTATCTTGTCTTGACGAAAGAAACTTCAACTGGTTTGCCGAACGTCGTTGTTTGCACTCAGTATATCGGCAGTTTCACGCTGGGCAACGCAGGGGACAATCTTGCGCTCTATACCGCGCAAACCGGCGGAACATTGATAGACGGTTCACTTACGGTGCAGTATCCCGACCTTACTCTTACGATAGGCAACTCAATTGAAAAGTGTAACGTCAATGCAACGTGGAGCGGCAGTCCCACCGACTGGATCGAATCAACAACTGTCTACTCTCCGACGGGACGCTATCGCAACTGTACTCCCGGTGCGGCAAACACGCCGTGCAGCGGTGGAGATGTCACTCCTCCTGCATTAGTGAGCGTTACAGTTATCTCAAACACGCAACTGGACGTTCTGTTTGATGAACCCGTTCTACAGACTGTTGCTGAGACTGAGGCGAATTACTCCGTCAATAACGGAGTGGGGTCGCCTACGCTTGCGCTTAGGGATCCGGGAAATACTGCGCTTGTGCATCTCACTTTTTCAGCAATGTCGCCCAATACATATACGCTGACAGTCCTGACGATTGAAGATCTTGCGAGCAATGTGGCGAACAATCTGACGCGCAATTTCACAGTCGTTGGGGCTGCTACAAATGCCGTTGTCATTACCGAAGTCATGTATGACGACATCAATGCCGGTGCGGTACCTGATGCCGAGTGGGTAGAGATCTACAACACCACCGGTTCGCCCATTAATATCGGTGGTTGGGTTCTGACGGATGACAATGTCTATCCGGCCGTAACGGAAGGCGCGCTTTACATACCGGCAGGGACAATCATCAACCCCGGTCAGTATCTCGTTCTTACGAAGGTAGCACTTCCTGAAATCGCAAACGAAATCGTTTGTGCGGATTCCTCGGGCGGTTGGGGACTGAATAATAATGGCGATAACCTTGCCATCTTCACTGCGCTCACGGGAGGAACGCTCGTTCACGGATCTCTCACTGTAAACTATCCGGACTTGGCAGGCACGAACGTCGGCAATTCGATAGAAGTCTGCCTGAACGATGTGGGCCTTAACTGGGAAAGCGTGCAGTGGTATGAGTCCGCGAGTGCCTTCAATGCAGGACCTTACTTGAACTGCACCCCGGGAGCCGCTCCGTCGATTTGCGTGCCCGATGTGACTCCCCCCGTCTTGCTCTCCGCAACGCTTGCCTCACCGAATCAAGTTGACGCGTTGTTTGATGAGGCTCTTAATCCAGCGACAGCAAATCTTGCGACGAACTACAGCGTAGATAACGGCGTTGGCAACCCGACGACTGCTGTGCTGCAAGGTGATAATAGCACCGTGCGGCTGACTTTTGGCGCGGCTCTTTCGCCTAATCTCTACACCCTGACGGTAAACAACGTGCAGGATGTTGCAGGAAACACAGTCGCGCCGAACAGCACGGCACAATTTGAGGTCATGGGTTCAAACTATGATATCATTTTCACAGAAGTCATGCCCAACCCGAACTTCGCAGGGAGTGCCGATAGCTTGGGAGAGTGGTTTGAAATTTACAATCGCGGCGCCGTTGCCGTTAATCTTGCTGGTTGGGTAATCTCCGACAACAACGGTTCCGACACTCTTGAAGGCAATCCCGTTGTTTCCGCAGGTGGCTACTTTGTCTTCTGTTCAAACGGAGATAGTGCAACGAACGGAGGAGTTCCCGAAAGCTACGCCTACCGTTACGGGCTTTCAGGTTGGGGACTTGCTTTGAATAATACGTCTGAAACTCTAAGCCTGCGTGACGCTTCGAACACTACCGTTGCTTCCGTTACTTACGGGGGTCTACCCTTTACAGCTGGAGTAAGCGCACAGTTGACGAACACGACCTTGGATCCGGCAAACCCCGCGAACTGGTGCGCCGCTACAACGTCTTGGAGTGGCGCAAACAACGGAGATCGCGGAACACCCGGAGCAGCTTCGATATGTGGAGTGCCGGCTGAACCTGACACAGTTACAATTTGTCAGATCCTGCAGCGCGACACGTGCGGCGTGCCCGTGTGGAACGATTCGCTGCTCGTGACGTATGGTGTGGTGACTTATCGGGACTCGTGCCGCAGAAATCTCTACGTCGAGTCCAACGGCTGTGCGGTTCTTGTATTCGGATCGGCCGCTCAAACGAACATGATCGGAGCCGCACGCCTGCCGTTGCCAGGTGACTCTGTCCGTATTCGAGGTGCGTTGGATCACTTCGCAGGTCTGACAGAGTTTTCTCAGTTTGCAGTAGAAGCCGCTTCTGTAACGTTCATTTCTGAGGGGCACTCGATTCCTGCGCCTGTTCAGATTCCAGCGAACATCGTCTCCCAAGCGGCAGCAGCATGCGCGCCAGAAGACTATGAGTCACGCCACGTGACGGTCAGTAACGTGACGTTTGTTGAAGTCGGAACCTTTGCCGCAGGCGTTAACTATCACCTTGTAAGCGGAATGGACACTGTGCAGTTCCGCGTCAATATCTGCGATACCTTGGTTGGAGACTCAATTCCCGTTGGGGCGATCAATTTGACTGGAATCCTCGCGCAGTATGACACGTCCGGTTGTTACTGTCAAGAGTATCAGATCATGACGGGCAGAATCGCACCGTTTGAGGATGCTCAGTGCGGAGTCCCGATTGAAGTTACCGCCATTCGCCTCGCTGCGTTAAATCAGGTGCAGCTTCGCTGGAGCGCACCGCAGGGCAACGACTGTGGCTGCTACAACGTTTGGTATGCCACGGCCTCTGAACCGGTCTTTCCGCTGGACTATACGTTATTGACGCTCACACCGATTTCCGCAACGCAGTACACGGATGACATTTCGGCAGCAAATCGACGAATCTATGTCGTAACCGGTGTGCCTTGCCCGTAA
- the flgB gene encoding flagellar basal body rod protein FlgB yields the protein MSDNLIQNFLVGQNPTVGTLKAVLDAQATRQRAHSQNIANAETPGYQRVRVEFEDQLRQQLDGDSQKLARSNERHLPASGDAGDLAPRITREQIPEDVTGVNGVSIEEEMAEMAETQLRYLTALELLKRRYNGMKEAITGNPR from the coding sequence ATGTCAGATAATCTGATTCAAAACTTTCTGGTAGGTCAAAATCCGACGGTTGGGACGCTTAAGGCCGTCTTGGATGCACAGGCTACGCGGCAACGAGCCCACTCGCAGAACATCGCGAACGCCGAGACGCCTGGTTATCAACGGGTACGCGTGGAGTTTGAAGATCAGCTTCGACAGCAGCTCGACGGTGATAGTCAGAAACTTGCTCGCAGCAACGAGCGTCACCTTCCTGCCAGTGGAGACGCGGGAGATCTTGCTCCGCGCATCACGCGTGAACAGATCCCTGAAGACGTGACAGGAGTGAATGGCGTGAGCATTGAAGAAGAGATGGCAGAAATGGCGGAGACCCAATTGCGCTACTTAACGGCGCTCGAATTGCTCAAGCGTCGCTACAATGGAATGAAGGAAGCGATTACCGGAAATCCGCGCTAA